Proteins encoded in a region of the Panicum hallii strain FIL2 chromosome 3, PHallii_v3.1, whole genome shotgun sequence genome:
- the LOC112886435 gene encoding UDP-glycosyltransferase 87A2-like — protein MGSMAAPPCHLVAVPYPGRGHVNAMLNLCRLLAARDGVAITVVVTEEWLGLLGAPAALPDLGPRVRFEAIPNVIPSEYGRASDMLGFLEAVYARMAAPFERLLDRLAAPQAIVADVFVPWTVAVGARRGVPVCVMCPLSATMFAVQYSLHRLPPAADGGGAFPDGTDPCLIEDYIPGTKSIRFTDLAPTHTNAAMLDKILEAYSSVRKAQCIILTSFQELESDAIGALRQELPCPVYAAGPFIPFMALQERKANPDGDGYMAWLDAQPAGSVLYVSLGSFLSVSAAQSDEIAGGLAESKVRFLWVLRDADARSRVRGLTGGGDSAGLVVPWTDQLRVLCHPSVGGFFTHCGMNSTLEAVYAGVPMLTLPIAFDQPTNSRLVAEVWKTGLGLKEMARGDGVIGREEIAAAVERLMRPDSADGTDMRRRAAVLKHAARAASEEGGSSWKDVTSFIHFISH, from the exons ATGGGCTCCATGGCCGCGCCGCCGTGCCACCTCGTGGCCGTGCCGTACCCGGGCCGCGGCCACGTCAACGCCATGCTGAACCTGTGCCGCCTCCTCGCGGCCCGCGACGGCGTCGCCATCACCGTCGTCGTCACCGAGGAGTGGCTCGGCCTGCTCGGCGCCCCGGCGGCGCTGCCGGACCTGGGGCCCCGCGTCCGCTTCGAGGCCATCCCCAACGTGATCCCCTCGGAGTACGGCCGCGCCAGCGACATGCTCGGCTTCCTGGAGGCCGTGTACGCCAGGATGGCGGCGCCGTTCGAGCGCCTGCTCGACCGGCTCGCCGCCCCGCAGGCCATCGTGGCCGACGTGTTCGTGCCGTGGACCGTGGCCGTCGGCGCGCGGAGGGGCGTGCCGGTCTGCGTTATGTGCCCGCTAAGCGCCACCATGTTCGCCGTGCAGTACAGCTTGCACCGGTTGCCAcccgcggcggacggcggcggagcgTTTCCGG ACGGCACGGATCCTTGCTTGATAGAAGACTACATCCCTGGCACAAAATCAATCAGGTTCACTGATCTTGCGCCCACACACACGAACGCGGCGATGCTAGACAAAATCCTCGAAGCCTACTCCTCTGTAAGGAAAGCACAATGCATCATTTTAACCTCGTTCCAAGAGCTCGAGAGCGACGCCATTGGCGCCCTAAGGCAAGAGCTTCCTTGCCCGGTGTATGCGGCTGGCCCTTTCATCCCCTTCATGGCACTGCAAGAGCGCAAGGCCAATCCGGACGGTGACGGCTACATGGCGTGGCTGGACGCGCAGCCCGCGGGCTCAGTGCTGTACGTCTCGCTCGGCAGCTTCCTCTCGGTGTCAGCCGCCCAGTCCGACGAGATCGCCGGTGGCCTGGCCGAGAGCAAGGTCAGGTTCCTGTGGGTGCTCCGCGACGCCGACGCGCGCTCCCGCGTGCGAGGCTTGACCGGCGGGGGCGACTCCGCCGGCCTCGTCGTCCCCTGGACCGACCAGCTGAGGGTGCTGTGCCATCCTTCGGTCGGGGGGTTCTTCACCCACTGCGGTATGAACTCGACGCTCGAGGCGGTGTACGCCGGCGTGCCCATGCTCACCCTGCCTATCGCGTTCGACCAGCCGACCAACAGCCGGCTGGTCGCCGAGGTGTGGAAGACGGGGCTCGGCCTCAAGGAGATGGCACGGGGCGACGGCGTCATCGGGAGAGAGGAgatcgcggcggcggtggagaggcTGATGCGCCCTGACTCGGCGGATGGCACGGACATGAGGAGGAGAGCTGCGGTGCTTAAGCACGCGGCTCGTGCTGCGTCTGAAGAGGGTGGATCCTCTTGGAAAGATGTCACATCTTTCATCCATTTCATTTCACATTGA